A genome region from Coffea arabica cultivar ET-39 chromosome 7e, Coffea Arabica ET-39 HiFi, whole genome shotgun sequence includes the following:
- the LOC113702164 gene encoding asparagine synthetase [glutamine-hydrolyzing] 2-like: MCGILAVFGCIDNSQAKRSRIIELSRRLRHRGPDWSGLHCHQDCYLAHQRLAIIDPTSGDQPLYNEDKTIIVTVNGEIYNHKALREKLKSHQFRTGSDCEVIAHLYEEYGEDFVDMLDGMFSFVLLDTRDKSFIAARDAIGITPLYMGWGLDGSVWFASEMKALSDDCERFMSFPPGHVYSSKRGGLQRWYNPVWYSEQIPTTPYDSLVLRKAFEKAVVKRLMTDVPFGVLLSGGLDSSLVAAVACRYLSESEAACQWGSQLHTFCIGLKGSPDLKAAREVAQYLGTRHHEFHFTVQEGIDALEEVIYHVETYDVTTIRASTPMFLMSRKIKSLGVKMVLSGEGSDEIFGGYLYFHKAPNKEEFHQETCRKIKALHLYDCLRANKSTSAWGVEARVPFLDKEFINVAMGIDPEWKMVRPDLGRIEKWVLRYAFDDDQNPYLPKHILYRQKEQFSDGVGYGWIDSLRDHANQQVTDTMLANASFIYPENTPTTKEGYYYRAIFEKFFPKNAARSTVPGGPSVACSTAKAVEWDAAWSKNLDPSGRAALGVHLAAYEDAKESKMTASETSLQKLQAEKTAVAV, translated from the exons ATGTGTGGAATCCTCGCTGTTTTTGGATGCATCGATAATTCTCAAGCGAAGCGTTCCAGAATTATCGAGCTCTCCAGAAG GCTGCGTCATAGAGGTCCTGACTGGAGTGGCTTGCACTGTCATCAGGATTGTTATCTTGCTCATCAACGGTTAGCTATAATAGATCCCACTTCTGGAGATCAGCCTCTGTATAACGAAGACAAGACAATTATTGTCACG GTTAATGGGGAGATATATAACCACAAAGCATTAAGGGAAAAGCTGAAGTCTCATCAGTTCAGAACTGGAAGTGACTGTGAAGTTATTGCACATCTT TACGAAGAATATGGAGAAGATTTTGTTGACATGCTGGATGGAATGTTCTCCTTTGTGCTTCTTGACACGCGTGACAAAAGTTTCATTGCTGCTCGGGATGCTATTGGTATTACACCCCTATACATGGGTTGGGGCCTTGATG GATCAGTATGGTTTGCATCTGAAATGAAAGCCTTGAGTGATGATTGTGAGCGATTTATGTCTTTCCCACCTGGCCATGTATATTCAAGCAAGAGAG GTGGGCTCCAAAGATGGTATAATCCAGTATGGTATTCAGAACAGATTCCTACCACTCCCTATGATTCCCTAGTCCTGCGAAAGGCCTTTGAGAAG GCTGTGGTTAAGAGACTCATGACAGATGTGCCATTTGGTGTTCTTTTATCTGGTGGCCTTGATTCATCACTTGTTGCTGCAGTGGCATGTCGATATTTGTCGGAATCAGAGGCTGCCTGCCAATGGGGGTCTCAGTTACATACTTTTTGCATTGGCTTGAAG GGTTCTCCAGATCTGAAAGCTGCCAGGGAAGTAGCTCAATATCTTGGCACTCGTCACCATGAGTTCCACTTCACAGTGCAG GAAGGGATAGATGCACTTGAGGAGGTCATTTATCACGTAGAAACATATGATGTGACAACCATCCGAGCAAGTACCCCAATGTTTCTTATGTCACGTAAAATAAAATCTTTGGGAGTTAAAATGGTCCTATCTGGGGAAGGCTCTGATGAGATATTTGGTGGTTATTTGTATTTTCATAAGGCACCCAATAAGGAGGAATTCCACCAGGAAACATGCCGAAAG ATCAAAGCTCTACATCTCTACGACTGCTTGAGAGCCAATAAATCAACTTCAGCATGGGGTGTTGAGGCTCGTGTACCCTTCTTAGATAAGGAGTTCATCAATGTTGCAATGGGTATTGATCCTGAATGGAAAATG GTAAGACCTGATCTTGGAAGAATAGAGAAGTGGGTTCTACGCTATGCCTTTGATGATGACCAGAATCCATATTTGCCAAAG CACATTCTGTATAGGCAGAAGGAACAATTCAGTGATGGAGTTGGATACGGTTGGATTGACAGCTTGAGGGATCATGCAAACCAGCAG GTCACAGATACAATGTTAGCCAATGCAAGTTTCATTTACCCTGAGAATACACCGACAACGAAAGAGGGATACTACTACAGGGCTATCTTCGAGAAGTTCTTTCCTAAG AATGCTGCAAGGTCAACCGTTCCTGGAGGTCCAAGTGTGGCATGTAGTACTGCAAAGGCTGTAGAGTGGGATGCTGCATGGTCAAAGAATCTTGATCCATCAGGCAGAGCGGCTCTCGGTGTTCACCTTGCCGCTTATGAAGATGCAAAGGAGAGTAAAATGACGGCATCAGAGACCTCGCTGCAGAAGCTACAAGCGGAGAAGACTGCGGTGGCTGTTTAA
- the LOC113702337 gene encoding uncharacterized protein encodes MILVDDAGKAFPSINHAPWFGVTLADFVMPFFLFGVGVSVTLVFKKVPSKPEAMKKVVIRSIRLFLLGLILQGGYFHGRDDLTYGVDLGKIRWMGVLQRISIGYFLASIMEIWLVNNVAVDSVVTFVRRYYFQLVLASLLGALYMVLLYFLYIPSWSFQLLNLKVESIPGYRSGNQTVQCGVRGSLEPACNAVGLIDRYVLGQQHLYQRPVYRRTKECSVNSPDYGPLPADAPGWCLAPFDPEGILSSLMAAITCFVGLHYGHILVHVQGEMERVKLWFLTSIPLLILGFGLEVLGIPFSKPLYTLSYMFITAGASGFLLTIIFYIVDVKCIRKPTVIFQWMGMNALITYALAACDLFPAALQGFYWRSPENNLVDFTERLFQTIFHSKKWGTLGFVLLEILFWGVIAGFLHMKRVYIKL; translated from the exons ATGATTTTGGTGGACGACGCTGGAAAAGCTTTCCCGTCTATAAATCACGCGCCTTGGTTTGGAGTGACACTTGCTGACTTTGTTATGCCGTTTTTCCTCTTTGGAGTTGGTGTTTCTGTTACTCTCGTCTTCAAG AAAGTACCTAGCAAACCTGAAGCAATGAAGAAAGTTGTAATCAGATCAATTAGGCTTTTCCTTTTGGGATTGATTCTTCAAG GTGGGTATTTCCATGGGCGTGATGATTTAACTTATGGAGTTGATCTTGGCAAGATAAGATGGATGGGTGTGCTGCAG AGGATCTCCATTGGGTACTTCTTGGCTTCGATTATGGAGATTTGGCTGGTGAATAATGTAGCGGTCGATTCAGTGGTGACATTTGTAAGAAGATACTACTTCCAGTT GGTGCTTGCAAGCTTACTTGGTGCTTTGTACATGGTATTGCTGTATTTTCTTTATATCCCAAGTTGGAGTTTTCAACTTCTTAATCTCAAGGTTGAGTCCATTCCTGGATACAGATCTGGCAATCAAACA GTTCAATGTGGAGTGAGGGGCAGTCTTGAACCTGCTTGCAATGCAGTTGGTTTGATTGATCGGTATGTCCTTGGTCAACAGCATCTTTATCAACGTCCAGTATACAGAAGAACAAAG gaatgcagTGTCAACTCACCTGATTATGGCCCTCTCCCAGCAGATGCTCCTGGATGGTGCCTTGCTCCGTTTGACCCTGAGGGCATCCTAAG TTCTTTGATGGCTGCCATTACGTGTTTTGTGGGATTGCATTATGGGCACATTCTTGTGCATGTTCAG GGCGAGATGGAAAGAGTGAAATTATGGTTTTTAACATCCATCCCTTTGCTAATCTTGggatttggtttggaagttCTGG GCATTCCTTTTTCTAAACCCTTGTACACATTGAGCTACATGTTCATCACTGCAGGCGCATCGGGCTTTCTCTTAACCATCATCTTTTATATT GTTGATGTGAAATGCATTAGAAAGCCAACAGTAATATTTCAGTGGATGGGAATGAACGCTCTCATAACTTATGCTTTGGCTGCTTGTGACCTGTTTCCAGCAGCTTTACAGGGTTTCTACTGGCGCTCACCTGAAAATAACCTT GTTGACTTCACTGAGAGGCTGTTCCAAACAATATTTCATTCTAAGAAGTGGGGTACATTGGGATTTGTCCTGCTTGAGATATTATTTTGGGGTGTAATTGCTGGATTCCTGCACATGAAACGTGTGTATATAAAACTGTAG
- the LOC113701096 gene encoding uncharacterized protein isoform X2: MEEKLSAVTKTITPSPIQQLSLLAQRCNAINLSQGFPDFPAPSHIKEAAISAINSDFNQYRHVQGICEYVACKMKQTQGLDVDPLTDIVICCGQSEAFAATMFAIIDQGDEVILFDPSYETYDTCIRLAGGVPVYVPLDPPCWKLDPDKFIKSFTAKTKALVVNSPHNPTGKVFTKDDLEIIAGACRTWDILAVTDEVYEHITFDNEKHISLATLPEMQKRTIVTSSLSKTFSVTGWRIGWAIAPARIALAIQNIHVKVTDCAPAPFQEAALTALRSSPQYFDSLRRDYQSRRDFIHELLVKVGFPMQFRPMGSVFVFAELPESCTLSDVEFVEQLIKQAGVVAVPGSGFFHKSSCSSTFSYQSRYIRFAFCKSFDTLNIAAQKITGLVKETGRLELF, translated from the exons ATGGAGGAGAAGCTGTCTGCTGTGACCAAGACGATAACACCCTCTCCCATACAACAATTATCCTTGCTTGCCCAACGCTGCAACGCCATCAACCTTTCCCAAGGTTTCCCGGATTTCCCTGCTCCTTCTCACATCAAAGAGGCTGCCATTTCTGCAATCAATTCTGACTTCAACCAGTACAG GCACGTTCAAGGAATTTGTGAGTATGTGGCATGTAAAATGAAACAAACGCAAGGCCTAGACGTTGATCCTTTGACAGATATAGTTATATGTTGTGGCCAGTCTGAGGCTTTTGCAGCAACCATGTTTGCTA TAATTGATCAGGGTGATGAAGTTATACTGTTTGATCCATCATATGAGACATATGACACTTGTATTAGATTGGCCGGAGGAGTCCCT GTGTATGTTCCCCTTGATCCACCATGCTGGAAACTTGATCCAGACAAATTTATAAAATCATTTACTGCTAAGACCAAAGCTCTAGTGGTCAACAG TCCTCACAACCCAACAGGGAAAGTTTTTACCAAGGATGATCTTGAGATTATTGCTGGAGCTTGCAGAACCTGGGATATTCTAGCTGTTACAGATGAA GTGTACGAGCATATTACTTTTGACAATGAAAAGCATATATCACTTGCCACACTTCCAGAGATGCAGAAGCGGACCATTGTGACATCATCATTGTCAAAAACTTTTAGCGTTACAG GTTGGAGGATTGGATGGGCGATTGCTCCGGCTAGGATTGCATTGGCGATTCAAAACATCCATGTAAAAGTTACAGATTGTGCTCCAGCACCTTTCCAGGAAGCAGCCTTGACTGCTTTGAGAAGTTCTCCTCAATACTTTGATTCATTGAGAAGG GACTATCAATCGAGAAGAGATTTCATTCATGAGTTGCTTGTAAAGGTTGGCTTCCCAATGCAGTTTAGGCCAATGGGTTCAGTCTTCGTGTTTGCAGAGCTTCCTGAGAGTTGCACTCTTTCTGAT GTTGAATTTGTGGAGCAACTCATCAAACAAGCAGGTGTGGTAGCTGTGCCAGGAAGCGGATTCTTTCACAAAAGCTCCTGTTCATCTACATTTAGCTACCAGAGCAGATATATACGGTTTGCCTTCTGCAAGAGCTTTGATACGCTGAACATTGCCGCTCAAAAGATTACGGGGCTCGTTAAAGAAACCGGGCGTTTGGAGCTATTTTAG
- the LOC113701096 gene encoding uncharacterized protein isoform X1 — MEEKLSAVTKTITPSPIQQLSLLAQRCNAINLSQGFPDFPAPSHIKEAAISAINSDFNQYRHVQGICEYVACKMKQTQGLDVDPLTDIVICCGQSEAFAATMFAIIDQGDEVILFDPSYETYDTCIRLAGGVPVYVPLDPPCWKLDPDKFIKSFTAKTKALVVNRKETDTKWHSPHNPTGKVFTKDDLEIIAGACRTWDILAVTDEVYEHITFDNEKHISLATLPEMQKRTIVTSSLSKTFSVTGWRIGWAIAPARIALAIQNIHVKVTDCAPAPFQEAALTALRSSPQYFDSLRRDYQSRRDFIHELLVKVGFPMQFRPMGSVFVFAELPESCTLSDVEFVEQLIKQAGVVAVPGSGFFHKSSCSSTFSYQSRYIRFAFCKSFDTLNIAAQKITGLVKETGRLELF, encoded by the exons ATGGAGGAGAAGCTGTCTGCTGTGACCAAGACGATAACACCCTCTCCCATACAACAATTATCCTTGCTTGCCCAACGCTGCAACGCCATCAACCTTTCCCAAGGTTTCCCGGATTTCCCTGCTCCTTCTCACATCAAAGAGGCTGCCATTTCTGCAATCAATTCTGACTTCAACCAGTACAG GCACGTTCAAGGAATTTGTGAGTATGTGGCATGTAAAATGAAACAAACGCAAGGCCTAGACGTTGATCCTTTGACAGATATAGTTATATGTTGTGGCCAGTCTGAGGCTTTTGCAGCAACCATGTTTGCTA TAATTGATCAGGGTGATGAAGTTATACTGTTTGATCCATCATATGAGACATATGACACTTGTATTAGATTGGCCGGAGGAGTCCCT GTGTATGTTCCCCTTGATCCACCATGCTGGAAACTTGATCCAGACAAATTTATAAAATCATTTACTGCTAAGACCAAAGCTCTAGTGGTCAACAG AAAAGAGACTGATACAAAGTGGCACAGTCCTCACAACCCAACAGGGAAAGTTTTTACCAAGGATGATCTTGAGATTATTGCTGGAGCTTGCAGAACCTGGGATATTCTAGCTGTTACAGATGAA GTGTACGAGCATATTACTTTTGACAATGAAAAGCATATATCACTTGCCACACTTCCAGAGATGCAGAAGCGGACCATTGTGACATCATCATTGTCAAAAACTTTTAGCGTTACAG GTTGGAGGATTGGATGGGCGATTGCTCCGGCTAGGATTGCATTGGCGATTCAAAACATCCATGTAAAAGTTACAGATTGTGCTCCAGCACCTTTCCAGGAAGCAGCCTTGACTGCTTTGAGAAGTTCTCCTCAATACTTTGATTCATTGAGAAGG GACTATCAATCGAGAAGAGATTTCATTCATGAGTTGCTTGTAAAGGTTGGCTTCCCAATGCAGTTTAGGCCAATGGGTTCAGTCTTCGTGTTTGCAGAGCTTCCTGAGAGTTGCACTCTTTCTGAT GTTGAATTTGTGGAGCAACTCATCAAACAAGCAGGTGTGGTAGCTGTGCCAGGAAGCGGATTCTTTCACAAAAGCTCCTGTTCATCTACATTTAGCTACCAGAGCAGATATATACGGTTTGCCTTCTGCAAGAGCTTTGATACGCTGAACATTGCCGCTCAAAAGATTACGGGGCTCGTTAAAGAAACCGGGCGTTTGGAGCTATTTTAG
- the LOC113702381 gene encoding uncharacterized protein isoform X1, with product MGIRSKAAHFVSDLTTVLLNPISDKPSSKPNSTTPAHPEEKSESGGSKADSVSDEDEDSEDSGDGPDTSSFTAFLVSLLSSSESGRRPESAGENAYQEDLAESSDVPILRDSGRKRSLFSRGKQTLNRIYHSARLPGFRSQGSAKSSSQMVVDNANKSKVSADEEMSTQNLDEPMPLDEFPETSEPSLLLSEKTRSVLFASMPVLVQGRKWLLLYSTWRHGISLSTLYRRSMLWPGLSLLVVGDRKGAVFGGLVEAPLRATSKKRYQGSNNSFVFTNISGDPAIFHPTGMNRYFTLCSPEYLALGGGSHFALYLDGDLLTGSSSASETYGNSCLAHTQDFDVKEVELWGFIYPSKYEEMVSLLRTEAPGIWRL from the exons ATGGGAATAAGGAGTAAAGCTGCCCACTTTGTATCTGATCTTACCACAGTTCTCCTCAACCCCATTTCAGACAAACCTTCTTCCAAACCCAACTCCACTACCCCTGCTCACCCT GAAGAAAAATCTGAGTCTGGAGGTAGTAAAGCAGACTCCGTGTCAGATGAGGATGAGGATTCTGAGGACTCTGGTGatggtcctgatacatcttctTTTACTGCATTCCTAGTCTCCTTACTTTCATCTTCAGAGTCTGGTCGAAGGCCCGAATCTGCTGGGGAAAATGCGTACCAGGAGGACCTGGCTGAATCGTCAGATGTGCCGATACTGAGAGATAGTGGCAGAAAAAGAAGTTTATTCTCTAGGGGTAAACAAACCCTTAACAGAATCTACCACTCTGCTAGATTACCTGGCTTTCGAAGTCAAGGATCAGCAAAGAGCAGCTCTCAAATGGTGGTCGACAATGCAAATAAATCTAAAGTTTCCGCGGATGAAGAGATGTCTACACAAAATTTGGATGAGCCAATGCCTTTGGACGAGTTTCCAGAAACTTCTGAACCTTCATTGCTTCTCTCTGAAAAGACTCGAAGCGTTCTATTTGCTTCTATGCCTGTTCTTGTTCAGGGGAGGAAATGGTTGTTATTATACAG TACATGGAGACATGGGATATCACTTTCAACTTTATATAGAAGAAGCATGCTTTGGCCTGGTCTCAGTTTGCTG GTTGTGGGAGACCGCAAGGGTGCTGTATTTGGTGGTTTAGTTGAGGCACCCTTAAGAGCTACAAGCAAGAAAAGATATCAG GGCAGCAATAATTCATTTGTTTTCACAAACATATCTGGTGATCCTGCAATTTTCCATCCCACAG GTATGAACCGCTATTTCACCTTGTGCTCGCCTGAGTATTTAGCTCTGGGTGGTGGCAGTCATTTTGCTCTGTACTTGGACGGCGATCT ATTGACCGGATCTAGTTCAGCTTCAGAAACTTATGGAAACTCTTGTCTAGCACACACCCAAGATTTTGATGTGAAGGAAGTTGAG TTATGGGGTTTTATATACCCTTCAAAGTATGAAGAGATGGTCTCGCTGTTGCGAACAGAGGCACCAGGAATTTGGCGCTTGTAG
- the LOC113702381 gene encoding uncharacterized protein isoform X2 yields MGIRSKAAHFVSDLTTVLLNPISDKPSSKPNSTTPAHPEEKSESGGSKADSVSDEDEDSEDSGDGPDTSSFTAFLVSLLSSSESGRRPESAGENAYQEDLAESSDVPILRDSGRKRSLFSRGKQTLNRIYHSARLPGFRSQGSAKSSSQMVVDNANKSKVSADEEMSTQNLDEPMPLDEFPETSEPSLLLSEKTRSVLFASMPVLVQGRKWLLLYSTWRHGISLSTLYRRSMLWPGLSLLVVGDRKGAVFGGLVEAPLRATSKKRYQGSNNSFVFTNISGDPAIFHPTGMNRYFTLCSPEYLALGGGSHFALYLDGDL; encoded by the exons ATGGGAATAAGGAGTAAAGCTGCCCACTTTGTATCTGATCTTACCACAGTTCTCCTCAACCCCATTTCAGACAAACCTTCTTCCAAACCCAACTCCACTACCCCTGCTCACCCT GAAGAAAAATCTGAGTCTGGAGGTAGTAAAGCAGACTCCGTGTCAGATGAGGATGAGGATTCTGAGGACTCTGGTGatggtcctgatacatcttctTTTACTGCATTCCTAGTCTCCTTACTTTCATCTTCAGAGTCTGGTCGAAGGCCCGAATCTGCTGGGGAAAATGCGTACCAGGAGGACCTGGCTGAATCGTCAGATGTGCCGATACTGAGAGATAGTGGCAGAAAAAGAAGTTTATTCTCTAGGGGTAAACAAACCCTTAACAGAATCTACCACTCTGCTAGATTACCTGGCTTTCGAAGTCAAGGATCAGCAAAGAGCAGCTCTCAAATGGTGGTCGACAATGCAAATAAATCTAAAGTTTCCGCGGATGAAGAGATGTCTACACAAAATTTGGATGAGCCAATGCCTTTGGACGAGTTTCCAGAAACTTCTGAACCTTCATTGCTTCTCTCTGAAAAGACTCGAAGCGTTCTATTTGCTTCTATGCCTGTTCTTGTTCAGGGGAGGAAATGGTTGTTATTATACAG TACATGGAGACATGGGATATCACTTTCAACTTTATATAGAAGAAGCATGCTTTGGCCTGGTCTCAGTTTGCTG GTTGTGGGAGACCGCAAGGGTGCTGTATTTGGTGGTTTAGTTGAGGCACCCTTAAGAGCTACAAGCAAGAAAAGATATCAG GGCAGCAATAATTCATTTGTTTTCACAAACATATCTGGTGATCCTGCAATTTTCCATCCCACAG GTATGAACCGCTATTTCACCTTGTGCTCGCCTGAGTATTTAGCTCTGGGTGGTGGCAGTCATTTTGCTCTGTACTTGGACGGCGATCTGTGA
- the LOC140011233 gene encoding snakin-2-like, with product MATSKLPLTLLLSFLVFLLVEADRDDLKISSNSSDSFLTPTINCGQACAARCALASRQKLCKRACGTCCARCSCVPPGTFGNQKLFCPCYSTQ from the exons ATGGCTACTTCCAAGCTTCCCTTGAcacttttactttcttttcttgtttttcttcttgttgaagCGGATCGTGATGATCTTAAG ATCAGTAGCAACAGTTCTGATAGTTTTCTCACCCCAACGATAA ATTGTGGACAAGCTTGTGCTGCAAGATGTGCTTTGGCTTCAAGGCAGAAGCTCTGCAAGAGGGCTTGTGGGACTTGCTGTGCTCGCTGCAGCTGCGTGCCTCCAGGCACTTTTGGGAACCAGAAACTCTTCTGCCCTTGCTACTCTACTCAATGA